In the [Clostridium] colinum genome, one interval contains:
- the gyrA gene encoding DNA gyrase subunit A: MSENQFEHYDKIIDTEIADKMKSSYIEYAMSVIVSRALPDVRDGLKPVHRRILYAMNKLNLDPSKGYKKCANIVGETMGKYHPHGDAAIYDALVRMAQDFSMRYVLVDGHGNFGSIDGYPAAAHRYTEAKLSKIAVEMLSDIEKNTVDFTDNYDSTEKEPTVLPSRFPNLLVNGSSGIAVGMATNIPPHNLSEVIDGLLKIIDNKIEENRETDIEELLNIIKGPDFPTGATILGKAGIRMAYTTGRGRIRVRSTTEIETTKTGKERIVVTEIPYQVNKSRMIEKIAELVKDKKVEGITDINDESDRNGIRVIIECKKDANANVILNQLYKYSQLQENYSINFLSIVDGEPKTLNLKQILECYLKHQQEVVTRRTQFDLDKALKRAHIVEGLLKALDFIDEIINIIRSNKDIKDAKAILMEKFDFTQEQVDAICEMRLRSLSGLEREKLDEEYQKLSDFIKEMKAILASENRLLQVIKEEFLQTKAKFGDDRKTDIVQDEGDLYIEDLIEDEMSVITMTQLNYIKRLPLSTYKSQNRGGKGIKGMQTKDEDFVKNLFLSSNHSYIYFFTNKGKAYRIKTFEIPEAGRTAKGTPIINLLQLENGEKITAVIPVKQNKGSEDIAKDEYLVMTTKKGVIKKTKISMFNNIRKMGLIAVSLREDDELISVKKITEGNHMFLATKLGMSIMFNQSEVRDMGRSATGVKAITLNENDEVVASEVIEEDKKILIVSEKGFGKCTDSNEYRIQSRGGKGLKTYKITERTGNVIDVKMIDDKEELIMVTSEGIIIRIRAKDISTTSRVTQGVKLINVSDDVKVMSVAKISEDYIDNEEETEEQVED; encoded by the coding sequence ATGTCTGAAAATCAATTTGAACATTATGATAAGATAATAGATACAGAGATAGCAGATAAAATGAAAAGCTCTTACATAGAGTATGCAATGAGTGTTATTGTTTCTAGAGCCTTACCAGATGTTAGAGATGGTTTAAAGCCTGTTCATAGACGTATATTATATGCTATGAATAAACTTAACTTAGACCCTAGCAAAGGGTACAAAAAATGTGCTAATATAGTAGGAGAAACAATGGGTAAATATCACCCACACGGTGATGCCGCCATATATGATGCTTTAGTTAGAATGGCACAAGACTTTTCTATGCGTTATGTTCTTGTAGATGGACACGGTAACTTTGGGTCTATAGATGGATATCCAGCTGCAGCACATAGATATACAGAGGCAAAGCTTAGCAAAATAGCAGTAGAAATGTTATCCGATATAGAAAAAAACACAGTAGACTTTACAGACAACTATGATAGCACAGAAAAAGAACCAACTGTTTTACCTTCTAGATTTCCTAATCTTCTTGTAAATGGGTCATCTGGTATAGCCGTTGGTATGGCAACTAATATACCACCTCACAATCTTTCTGAGGTAATAGATGGTTTATTAAAAATAATAGATAACAAAATAGAAGAAAATAGAGAAACAGATATAGAGGAACTTTTAAATATTATAAAAGGTCCAGATTTTCCAACAGGTGCTACAATACTTGGTAAAGCCGGTATTAGAATGGCTTATACAACTGGTAGAGGTAGAATACGTGTTCGTTCTACAACAGAGATAGAAACAACTAAAACAGGTAAAGAAAGAATAGTTGTAACAGAAATACCTTATCAAGTTAATAAATCTCGTATGATAGAAAAAATAGCCGAGCTTGTTAAAGATAAAAAGGTAGAAGGAATAACAGATATAAATGATGAGTCAGATAGAAATGGTATAAGAGTTATTATAGAATGCAAAAAAGATGCTAATGCTAATGTTATATTAAATCAACTTTATAAATATTCTCAGCTACAAGAAAACTATAGCATAAACTTTTTATCTATTGTAGACGGTGAACCTAAAACATTAAATTTAAAACAAATTTTAGAATGTTATTTAAAACACCAACAAGAAGTTGTTACTAGAAGAACACAATTTGATTTAGATAAAGCTTTAAAAAGAGCTCATATTGTAGAAGGACTTTTAAAAGCTTTAGATTTTATAGATGAGATAATAAATATAATAAGGTCTAACAAAGATATAAAAGATGCTAAAGCTATACTTATGGAAAAGTTTGATTTTACACAAGAACAAGTAGATGCTATATGTGAAATGCGTCTTAGAAGCTTATCTGGTCTTGAAAGAGAAAAACTAGATGAAGAATATCAAAAACTTAGTGATTTTATAAAAGAAATGAAGGCTATTTTGGCTAGTGAAAACAGACTTTTACAAGTTATAAAAGAAGAGTTTTTACAAACAAAAGCTAAGTTTGGCGACGATAGAAAAACAGATATAGTTCAAGATGAAGGAGATTTATATATAGAAGACCTTATTGAAGATGAAATGAGCGTTATAACAATGACTCAACTTAACTACATAAAAAGATTACCTTTATCTACATATAAAAGCCAAAATAGAGGTGGAAAAGGCATAAAAGGTATGCAAACAAAAGATGAAGATTTTGTAAAAAATCTATTTTTAAGTAGCAACCATAGTTATATATATTTCTTTACAAATAAAGGAAAAGCCTACCGTATAAAAACTTTTGAAATACCAGAGGCAGGGCGTACGGCTAAAGGTACACCTATTATAAATCTTTTACAACTAGAAAATGGCGAAAAAATAACAGCTGTTATACCAGTTAAGCAAAATAAAGGTAGTGAAGATATAGCAAAAGACGAATACTTAGTTATGACTACTAAAAAAGGTGTTATTAAAAAGACAAAAATATCTATGTTTAATAATATTAGAAAAATGGGCCTTATAGCAGTAAGCCTTAGAGAAGATGACGAGCTTATATCTGTAAAGAAAATAACAGAAGGAAACCATATGTTTTTGGCTACAAAACTGGGTATGTCTATTATGTTTAACCAATCAGAAGTTAGAGATATGGGAAGAAGTGCAACAGGCGTTAAAGCTATTACATTAAATGAAAATGATGAGGTTGTTGCTTCAGAAGTTATAGAAGAAGACAAAAAAATACTTATAGTTTCTGAAAAAGGTTTTGGAAAATGTACAGACAGTAATGAATACAGAATACAATCTCGTGGTGGTAAAGGGCTTAAAACATATAAGATTACAGAACGAACAGGTAACGTTATAGACGTAAAAATGATAGATGATAAAGAAGAGCTTATTATGGTAACTTCAGAAGGTATTATTATTAGAATAAGAGCTAAAGATATATCTACAACAAGTCGTGTTACTCAAGGTGTAAAACTTATTAATGTTAGTGATGATGTTAAGGTTATGAGTGTTGCTAAAATATCTGAAGATTATATAGATAACGAAGAAGAAACAGAAGAACAAGTAGAAGATTAA